In the genome of Saprospiraceae bacterium, one region contains:
- a CDS encoding aminotransferase class I/II-fold pyridoxal phosphate-dependent enzyme produces MDLSYILNELGEHREQYFNAIAPPIIQTSNFKFDTVDQMRQRFKDEYGGYIYSRGLNPTVDILREKLAALDGAEDALVFNSGASAIFSSVVPFVSKGDHIISVRDPYTWAQKLFNEFLPRFGVETTYVDGTNTSNFENAIQENTKIIYLESPNSWDFSIQHLAAIATLAKQRNILTVVDNSYCSPYYQRPIDFGIDLVLQSATKYIGGHSDTVAGVLTGKSTLLQKVFKLEYLTAGNGIQPFNAWLLLRGLRTLPARMDRIRNTTQLVIEFLKGHPKIESVLFPWDESFKQYELAKKQMRGACGLFSFIVKTDAAEKIENFCESLTHILMAVSWGGHESLIIPRLAGIERSAFDSKQESHRLIRMYVGLEDADYLISDLQQALLRL; encoded by the coding sequence GTGGATTTATCATATATACTTAATGAACTAGGAGAACATCGCGAACAGTATTTTAATGCGATAGCTCCTCCAATAATTCAAACTAGCAATTTTAAGTTTGATACGGTGGATCAAATGCGCCAACGATTTAAAGATGAATATGGCGGATATATTTATTCAAGGGGTTTAAATCCTACGGTAGATATTTTACGAGAGAAACTTGCTGCTTTAGATGGAGCTGAAGATGCTTTAGTATTTAATAGTGGTGCTTCCGCAATTTTTTCGTCCGTAGTTCCCTTTGTTTCTAAAGGAGATCATATTATTTCAGTTCGGGATCCTTACACCTGGGCACAAAAATTGTTTAATGAGTTCTTACCACGATTTGGGGTAGAAACAACGTATGTAGATGGTACAAATACTAGTAATTTTGAAAATGCAATTCAAGAAAATACAAAAATTATTTATTTGGAATCTCCTAATAGTTGGGATTTTTCTATCCAACATTTAGCTGCTATTGCCACACTTGCAAAACAAAGAAATATATTAACAGTAGTAGATAATAGTTATTGCAGTCCTTATTACCAAAGACCTATTGATTTTGGTATTGACCTCGTCTTGCAATCGGCCACAAAGTATATTGGAGGGCATAGTGATACGGTTGCTGGGGTTTTAACTGGTAAGTCTACTTTGTTGCAAAAGGTTTTTAAATTAGAATATCTGACGGCAGGAAATGGTATACAACCTTTTAATGCCTGGTTACTATTGAGAGGATTGCGTACACTTCCTGCAAGAATGGATCGAATTCGGAATACAACACAACTTGTCATAGAATTTCTAAAAGGACATCCAAAAATTGAATCTGTTTTATTTCCATGGGATGAGAGTTTCAAACAATATGAACTCGCAAAAAAACAAATGCGGGGTGCATGTGGATTATTTTCATTTATTGTTAAAACGGATGCCGCTGAAAAGATTGAAAATTTTTGTGAATCTTTAACACATATTTTAATGGCTGTTAGTTGGGGAGGTCACGAAAGTTTAATCATACCCAGGCTTGCAGGAATTGAACGAAGTGCTTTTGATTCTAAACAAGAGTCGCATCGATTAATACGAATGTATGTTGGTCTGGAAGATGCTGATTATTTAATTTCGGATTTGCAACAAGCATTACTCAGACTTTAG
- a CDS encoding TonB family protein: MLGILYRFFKNSVSDWNNMVFSNRNRAYGAYQLRLFYNRNMTIGLILSLIIFLACLIIPSIHWNFTKESEMITEVFLENPPDIVLPKLNTKMSSKQVPESPKKNPEKKPPELKKSEIKKVVKEEIPINEINTTNKDLDSIQQKDLNKVNNNAQIANESEVTFDFVDVMPQYPGGSSNLSRFISSKLVYPNTAFQNKVEGVVVVGFVIDKEGNVRNPKILKSLYPSCDEEALRVIRLIPIWIPAKNNNRNVSFNFKMPIEFKLNR, encoded by the coding sequence TTGTTAGGTATTTTATATCGATTTTTTAAGAATTCAGTTTCTGATTGGAATAATATGGTGTTTTCTAATCGAAATCGCGCATATGGTGCTTATCAACTTAGGCTATTTTATAATAGGAATATGACCATTGGATTAATATTGTCCTTAATTATATTTCTTGCTTGTTTGATTATTCCTTCAATCCATTGGAATTTTACAAAGGAATCTGAAATGATTACGGAAGTCTTTTTAGAAAATCCTCCGGATATCGTGTTGCCAAAATTGAACACCAAAATGAGTTCAAAGCAAGTCCCAGAGAGCCCTAAAAAAAATCCTGAAAAGAAGCCACCAGAATTGAAAAAAAGTGAAATAAAAAAAGTAGTTAAAGAAGAGATCCCAATAAATGAAATAAATACAACGAATAAGGATTTAGATTCAATACAACAGAAGGATCTTAACAAAGTAAATAATAATGCGCAAATTGCAAATGAATCAGAGGTGACCTTCGATTTTGTAGATGTAATGCCTCAATATCCTGGAGGTTCATCTAATTTATCCAGATTTATTTCTTCAAAACTAGTCTATCCAAATACCGCATTTCAGAACAAAGTTGAAGGGGTAGTTGTAGTAGGCTTTGTAATAGACAAGGAAGGAAATGTTAGAAATCCAAAAATCTTAAAATCACTCTATCCATCTTGTGATGAAGAAGCACTTCGGGTAATAAGACTCATTCCAATTTGGATTCCCGCTAAAAATAATAACCGGAATGTTAGTTTTAATTTTAAAATGCCGATTGAATTTAAATTAAATCGTTAA
- a CDS encoding TIGR00730 family Rossman fold protein, giving the protein MENIKNIRNIQYLNGPMSRFAELRFVWDVFWDLFLGIRKLYFTGPCVTIFGSARFQEDHRYYKIAETIGAEVASLGFTIMTGGGPGIMEAANKGAKSVGGRSVGCNITLPNEQQPNKYLDYWVNMKYFFNRKTLLIKYSYAFIVLPGGFGTMDEFFESMTLIQTGKLVHFPVVIYGTEYHKELLEFLDKMELEKTISPIDRSLFLVSDDIPQILEHIKNNYNIKRVLQPFNIAQPITWLFEKDS; this is encoded by the coding sequence ATGGAGAATATTAAGAACATTAGAAATATTCAATATCTAAATGGCCCTATGAGCCGGTTTGCAGAATTGCGTTTTGTTTGGGATGTATTTTGGGATTTGTTTTTAGGAATCCGGAAATTATATTTTACCGGACCTTGCGTAACTATATTTGGTTCGGCTCGTTTTCAGGAAGATCATCGTTATTATAAAATTGCAGAAACTATTGGGGCAGAAGTAGCTAGTTTGGGTTTTACCATTATGACCGGGGGTGGACCAGGAATTATGGAAGCAGCAAATAAAGGTGCAAAATCAGTAGGTGGAAGAAGTGTCGGTTGCAACATCACCTTGCCGAATGAGCAACAACCCAATAAATATCTTGATTATTGGGTAAACATGAAGTATTTTTTTAACCGAAAAACACTCCTGATTAAATATTCTTATGCTTTTATAGTCTTGCCAGGTGGATTTGGTACTATGGATGAATTTTTTGAATCTATGACTTTAATTCAAACCGGTAAGTTGGTTCATTTTCCAGTCGTTATTTATGGCACAGAATATCATAAAGAGCTCTTAGAATTTCTTGATAAAATGGAGCTGGAAAAAACAATTTCACCAATTGATCGGAGTTTGTTTTTAGTTTCAGATGATATTCCCCAAATCTTAGAACATATTAAAAATAATTATAATATAAAGAGGGTATTGCAGCCATTTAATATAGCCCAACCGATCACATGGCTTTTTGAAAAAGACAGCTAA
- a CDS encoding pyridoxal-phosphate dependent enzyme — MRISEEKYQQLKRELNLPSDLQSIFIEEIKQELIFKRDDLINPIVCGNKWRKLSNHLNFFQSSDKQELISMGGAFSNHLHALAYVCFKLEIPCTCLIYGWNNDFETPTLKDCRNWNATLIPISRVEAQQLRLDPKIFLEDRFSNALWIPEGGGGEIGVQGIANLVSEFPVEFDRQENLIVCACGTGTTIKGLLTFSENVHILSMQVVRMAQYPWIQDSRVKMIDAKLNLSFGKKDESILKFMDLFFLNYGIRLDPVYTAPLLVSFFEQIDKYKYKKIYVLHTGGLQGSRASIK; from the coding sequence GTGAGAATTTCGGAGGAAAAATATCAGCAGCTTAAACGAGAATTAAATCTGCCATCAGATTTGCAATCCATATTTATTGAAGAAATTAAACAGGAGCTTATTTTTAAAAGAGATGATTTGATAAATCCAATAGTCTGTGGAAATAAATGGCGAAAATTAAGCAACCATTTGAATTTTTTTCAGAGTTCAGATAAGCAAGAATTGATTAGTATGGGAGGTGCTTTTTCAAATCATCTGCATGCTTTAGCCTATGTTTGTTTTAAGTTAGAAATTCCTTGTACTTGCTTGATTTATGGATGGAACAATGATTTTGAAACACCCACTTTAAAGGATTGTCGAAACTGGAATGCTACATTAATTCCAATAAGTAGGGTAGAAGCGCAACAACTGAGATTGGATCCAAAGATTTTTCTAGAGGATAGATTTTCAAATGCATTATGGATTCCAGAAGGTGGAGGTGGGGAGATTGGTGTTCAGGGGATCGCAAATCTTGTATCAGAATTTCCAGTTGAATTTGACCGGCAGGAGAATTTAATAGTATGTGCTTGTGGCACAGGTACTACAATTAAAGGCTTGCTTACGTTTTCTGAAAATGTACACATTTTAAGTATGCAAGTAGTTAGAATGGCTCAGTATCCATGGATTCAGGATTCGAGAGTTAAAATGATAGATGCTAAGCTGAATCTGTCTTTCGGCAAAAAAGATGAATCTATATTGAAGTTTATGGATTTATTTTTTTTGAACTATGGTATAAGATTGGATCCTGTTTATACAGCACCTTTATTAGTTTCTTTTTTTGAGCAAATAGATAAATATAAATACAAGAAAATTTATGTTTTGCATACAGGTGGATTGCAAGGGAGTAGAGCGTCTATAAAGTAA
- a CDS encoding APC family permease: MDSNSSQKLGVYSLSMIVIGLVIGLGIFRAASVSANAAITPSVYFAAWIFGGLVALCGALTYAEIGSRFPVTGGYYKIFSVAYHPSIAFAINGIILVSNAASLGGVALIGSDYLAEVLFVTPPTDLLKSMIAIFAILAFYGVNLLGLRLSANTLNVLMIIKIAMILLIISALFFPKIHVSSNQNYMDWMQISWSDLISSFGATLVAVSFTYGGYQQTINFGDEIKSPRKTIPKSIYGGILLVIVLYLLVNLSYYKIIGFEELKTAKGIASIVASKLFGPIGRNLFAILLFLAVLAYVNVSLLSNPRVMYAMSLDGILPKSFNKKSGNKEVLTVSLTVFTLICVLVVFFASTFDRILGFVMILDSLGMATSAATIFYLRRKTKDLNLKEIYQIKFFPWVPIFFICAYTFVGISSFYLNPQFGFTAILVFIALIIAYFLIQKLKRNSI; the protein is encoded by the coding sequence ATGGATTCTAATAGTAGCCAGAAACTAGGGGTTTATTCACTTAGTATGATCGTTATTGGTTTAGTGATCGGACTTGGTATTTTTAGGGCTGCCTCCGTTTCAGCGAATGCTGCAATTACACCCAGTGTTTACTTCGCAGCATGGATATTTGGTGGTTTGGTTGCATTGTGTGGTGCCCTGACCTATGCTGAGATTGGCTCAAGATTTCCGGTTACAGGTGGATACTATAAGATTTTTTCAGTTGCTTATCATCCTTCTATTGCCTTTGCAATTAATGGAATTATTCTGGTCTCAAATGCTGCCTCCCTGGGTGGTGTTGCATTAATTGGGAGTGATTATTTGGCAGAGGTTTTATTTGTAACCCCTCCTACGGATCTATTAAAATCAATGATCGCAATTTTTGCTATTCTGGCATTTTATGGTGTCAATCTTTTAGGACTTCGATTAAGTGCGAATACTTTAAACGTATTGATGATTATTAAAATAGCCATGATTCTATTAATCATCTCAGCATTATTTTTTCCCAAAATTCATGTAAGCTCAAATCAAAATTATATGGATTGGATGCAAATTTCTTGGTCTGATTTGATAAGCTCTTTTGGTGCTACCCTGGTTGCTGTTTCTTTTACATATGGTGGATATCAACAAACTATTAATTTTGGTGATGAAATTAAGTCGCCCAGAAAAACGATTCCAAAAAGTATTTATGGTGGAATATTATTAGTGATTGTTTTATATCTTTTAGTTAATTTAAGTTATTATAAAATCATTGGTTTCGAAGAGTTGAAAACAGCAAAAGGGATTGCATCCATTGTAGCATCCAAACTTTTTGGTCCAATAGGAAGAAATTTATTTGCAATTTTATTATTTCTTGCAGTTTTAGCATATGTAAATGTTTCGTTACTCAGTAATCCAAGAGTTATGTATGCTATGAGTCTGGATGGGATATTACCAAAATCATTTAACAAAAAGTCTGGCAATAAGGAAGTGTTGACAGTGAGCTTGACTGTATTTACTTTAATTTGCGTTCTGGTTGTTTTTTTTGCATCAACATTTGATCGTATTCTGGGTTTCGTTATGATTTTGGATTCCTTAGGAATGGCTACATCTGCTGCGACAATCTTTTACCTTAGAAGGAAAACAAAAGATTTAAATTTGAAGGAAATTTACCAAATTAAGTTCTTTCCTTGGGTGCCAATATTTTTTATTTGTGCTTATACTTTTGTTGGTATTTCTAGTTTTTATTTGAATCCTCAATTTGGATTCACAGCGATCCTTGTTTTTATAGCGCTGATTATTGCGTATTTTTTGATTCAAAAATTAAAGCGTAATTCTATTTAA
- a CDS encoding aminotransferase class I/II-fold pyridoxal phosphate-dependent enzyme, producing MPLNETTPSAFRISSHMAETLIPSEIIKLAAEVNHKIQAGEHIFNLTIGDFNPSIFPIPKGLEKFIIKAYQEGHTNYPAANGMVDLRQVLSTQINEKLGLHYSADEILISGGARPLIYAIYKTLLDRGDTVLYPVPSWNNNHYCHLCEANGIALEVNADQNFMPTAADFEPHIQKATLIALCSPQNPTGTVFTEDTLRDICKLVLTENIRRKGIQKPLYIMYDQIYWELSFGDTKHFDPVSLIPELRDYVIYVDGLSKVYAATGIRVGWSFGPRKIMDQMRAILSHIGAWAPKAEQMATAWFIKDQQEVQTYLDWFKPEIHTRLTGLYEGILNLKHLGYPIDIIHPQAAIYLTVKCPWKNKKTAEGRILQNQIQVTDYILNACKVGIVPFKAFGASEDSEWYRISVGTLKKLEIAEIVNALKSGMDQLMEV from the coding sequence ATGCCGCTGAATGAAACTACCCCCTCAGCCTTCAGAATTTCTTCTCATATGGCCGAAACCTTGATCCCATCGGAAATCATTAAACTGGCTGCCGAAGTGAATCACAAGATTCAAGCTGGAGAACATATTTTCAACTTGACAATTGGCGACTTTAATCCAAGCATTTTTCCAATACCAAAAGGATTGGAAAAATTTATCATTAAAGCATATCAAGAAGGGCATACCAATTATCCTGCTGCCAATGGAATGGTAGATTTAAGACAGGTACTTTCAACGCAAATAAATGAAAAACTTGGGCTTCACTATAGTGCTGATGAAATCCTAATTTCTGGTGGTGCAAGGCCTTTAATATATGCTATTTACAAAACACTTCTAGATCGGGGTGATACTGTATTATATCCAGTTCCATCCTGGAACAATAATCATTATTGTCATTTATGCGAAGCGAATGGGATTGCGCTTGAAGTGAATGCCGATCAAAATTTTATGCCAACTGCTGCCGATTTTGAACCTCATATACAAAAAGCTACACTCATCGCTTTATGCTCCCCACAAAATCCGACAGGTACTGTGTTTACAGAAGACACACTTCGGGATATCTGCAAGCTTGTATTGACAGAAAACATCCGAAGAAAAGGCATTCAAAAGCCACTGTATATCATGTATGATCAAATTTATTGGGAATTAAGTTTTGGTGATACAAAACATTTCGATCCTGTTAGTTTAATTCCTGAATTAAGAGATTATGTAATTTATGTCGATGGACTTTCAAAAGTATATGCAGCTACCGGTATTCGGGTCGGATGGTCATTTGGACCTCGAAAAATAATGGATCAGATGCGGGCAATTCTGTCTCATATTGGAGCCTGGGCTCCTAAAGCAGAACAAATGGCTACTGCCTGGTTTATAAAAGATCAACAAGAGGTACAAACCTATTTGGATTGGTTCAAACCAGAAATTCATACCCGATTAACAGGTTTATATGAGGGGATCTTAAATCTCAAACACCTTGGATATCCAATTGATATCATCCATCCACAAGCTGCTATTTATTTAACTGTTAAATGTCCCTGGAAAAATAAAAAAACAGCGGAAGGCAGAATTTTACAAAATCAAATTCAGGTAACTGATTATATATTGAATGCTTGTAAAGTAGGAATTGTTCCTTTTAAGGCTTTCGGTGCATCGGAAGATTCTGAATGGTATCGAATATCTGTTGGCACATTAAAAAAACTTGAAATTGCTGAAATTGTAAATGCTTTGAAATCTGGCATGGATCAATTAATGGAAGTATAA
- a CDS encoding T9SS type A sorting domain-containing protein: protein MFCYEALRASDGSTYSYGLISSYIIGPFDESIFLVVKICTTSVCNCSTPYCFKTINVPFPDCDNLEYRFKNSHYSKSIGGGDLIVIPNPIIKNEIILRSTLEATDFEVLNSSGFIVHRGNFNDQEYKFTLNISSGLYFIRYKNSYNKFTYLKFIKL, encoded by the coding sequence ATTTTTTGTTATGAAGCGCTGAGAGCATCTGATGGCAGTACATACTCATATGGCCTCATAAGTAGTTATATAATAGGTCCCTTTGATGAAAGTATTTTTTTAGTAGTCAAAATATGTACCACATCAGTTTGTAACTGTTCAACACCTTATTGTTTTAAAACTATCAATGTACCTTTTCCTGATTGCGATAATCTTGAGTATCGATTCAAAAATTCCCATTATTCAAAATCAATTGGCGGAGGCGATCTTATTGTTATTCCAAATCCTATAATTAAGAACGAGATTATACTAAGATCAACATTGGAGGCTACCGATTTTGAAGTATTAAATTCGTCTGGTTTTATAGTTCATCGTGGAAATTTTAATGATCAGGAATATAAGTTTACTTTAAATATTTCATCCGGATTATACTTTATAAGATATAAAAATAGTTACAATAAATTTACCTATTTAAAATTTATTAAATTGTAA
- a CDS encoding mannose-1-phosphate guanylyltransferase, whose translation MENKHPNYHAIIMAGGVGSRFWPLSRNQKPKQFLDILGTGKTLIQLTYERLIKIIHPENIWVVSHADYQDLIKEQLPLLQTNNILLEPQRKNTAPCILFAALEISRRDPNSILFIAPSDHLILNESMFVKDVSDSFDFISKNPENLLTFGIQASRPDTGYGYINFDSSQVLAEDIYQVHKFVEKPDHNTALSYLRSGNYVWNSGMFLWNTNTILHSLEIYAPDLFKAFNSYTNPSDIISIYQNCKSDSIDIAVMEKSKSVVVKTVDFGWSDLGTWGSLYELLPHDLNENASTNTTLLLSQTKSCMIHDEQQKLIALHGVEDLIIINTEDVLLICHKSEEQAIKQIVGTVQETFGPALT comes from the coding sequence ATGGAAAATAAGCATCCTAATTATCATGCAATTATTATGGCAGGTGGAGTTGGAAGTAGATTCTGGCCGCTCAGTAGAAATCAAAAACCGAAACAATTTTTAGATATCTTAGGAACTGGTAAAACTTTAATTCAATTGACCTATGAGCGATTGATTAAAATTATACATCCAGAAAATATTTGGGTAGTAAGTCATGCGGATTATCAAGATTTAATTAAAGAGCAATTACCTTTACTTCAAACAAACAACATCTTATTAGAGCCCCAGCGGAAAAATACTGCACCCTGTATTCTATTTGCTGCACTTGAAATTTCCAGAAGAGATCCAAACTCAATATTATTTATTGCACCTTCCGATCATTTAATTTTAAATGAGTCCATGTTTGTAAAAGATGTTAGTGATAGTTTTGATTTTATTTCAAAGAATCCAGAAAACTTATTGACTTTTGGAATTCAAGCCTCCAGACCTGATACAGGTTACGGCTATATTAATTTTGATTCAAGCCAAGTCCTTGCCGAAGATATTTATCAGGTACATAAATTTGTTGAGAAACCAGATCATAACACTGCATTATCTTATTTAAGAAGTGGAAATTATGTTTGGAACTCTGGTATGTTTCTATGGAATACTAATACCATATTACATTCCCTTGAAATCTATGCTCCAGATTTATTTAAAGCATTTAATTCCTATACGAATCCTTCTGATATTATTTCCATTTATCAAAATTGCAAATCAGATTCCATTGACATCGCTGTAATGGAAAAATCCAAATCTGTTGTCGTGAAAACTGTAGATTTTGGATGGAGTGATTTAGGAACCTGGGGATCATTATATGAACTTTTACCACATGATTTGAATGAAAATGCAAGTACTAATACAACGCTTCTCTTAAGCCAAACCAAATCTTGTATGATTCACGATGAACAACAAAAATTAATTGCTTTACATGGTGTGGAGGACTTAATCATTATTAATACCGAAGATGTATTATTGATTTGTCATAAATCTGAAGAACAGGCAATTAAACAAATTGTTGGTACAGTACAGGAAACATTCGGTCCTGCTTTAACATAA